The following proteins are encoded in a genomic region of Aerococcaceae bacterium DSM 111021:
- a CDS encoding adenosylcobinamide-GDP ribazoletransferase, translating to MIRSIINYFQFFTRIPINYRIDDPVESFKKGVPFMGVFGLAYGLLFVVPYYLLRLRVGILEAWLIVLLLDVIYTGAFHHDALADAADGLFSGRDKERKLEIMKDSRIGSNGVVALIMYYLIVVFYGGLVLAATGDVMNEVVMILTLYIISRSALTMTFRQSTYQSKTKNGLGSILTGIPTYRILITQLLAVSWSYLFWDLKGVMTYLITILLIELYRKGVYKLVQGINGDTAGASILISQIIWLIVWQIL from the coding sequence ATGATTCGTTCAATCATTAATTACTTTCAATTCTTTACAAGAATCCCCATCAATTATAGGATTGATGATCCGGTCGAAAGCTTTAAAAAAGGGGTTCCCTTTATGGGCGTGTTTGGCTTAGCATATGGACTGCTATTTGTCGTTCCTTATTACTTGCTGCGCTTACGAGTCGGGATATTAGAAGCTTGGCTGATTGTGTTGTTACTTGATGTGATTTATACGGGGGCGTTTCATCATGATGCGCTAGCAGATGCGGCGGATGGTCTATTCTCAGGCAGAGATAAAGAGCGGAAATTAGAAATTATGAAAGACTCAAGAATAGGATCTAACGGCGTTGTTGCACTGATTATGTATTATTTGATTGTTGTCTTTTACGGGGGGCTAGTCTTAGCAGCAACAGGGGATGTCATGAATGAAGTTGTCATGATTCTGACTCTCTATATTATATCAAGAAGTGCGCTGACGATGACCTTCCGTCAGTCTACTTACCAAAGTAAGACAAAGAATGGCTTAGGAAGTATATTGACCGGTATACCTACTTATCGGATATTAATCACTCAATTATTAGCCGTCAGTTGGTCGTATCTTTTTTGGGATTTGAAGGGTGTTATGACCTACCTTATAACTATATTATTAATTGAATTATACCGGAAAGGTGTCTACAAATTAGTCCAAGGGATTAATGGAGATACAGCAGGTGCATCGATCTTAATTAGCCAAATTATCTGGTTGATTGTGTGGCAAATTCTATAA
- the galU gene encoding UTP--glucose-1-phosphate uridylyltransferase GalU, with translation MSKVRKAVIPAAGLGTRFLPATKAIAKEMLPIVDKPTIQFIVEEAIASGIKDIIVVTGKAKRPIEDHFDSNFELEYNLKQTGKDELLALVEETTEIRLHFIRQKRPKGLGDAVLQAKTFVGNEPFVVMLGDDIMVDEVPLTKQLMNNYDERKASTLAVIPVPHEDTSKYGVIEPVEEVSEGIYSVNSFVEKPEPEDAPSNLAIVGRYLLKPEIFDILEKQGPGRGGEIQLTDAIDTLNKTQRVFALEFKGKRYDVGNKLGMLEANIEYGLKHPELKEELKDYLTALVESF, from the coding sequence ATGTCGAAAGTACGTAAGGCAGTTATACCAGCAGCAGGGCTGGGAACACGTTTTTTACCTGCAACAAAGGCGATTGCTAAAGAGATGTTACCGATAGTAGATAAGCCAACGATTCAGTTTATTGTTGAAGAAGCCATTGCTTCAGGTATCAAAGATATCATTGTTGTAACAGGTAAAGCAAAGCGTCCAATTGAGGATCATTTTGATTCGAACTTTGAATTGGAATATAACTTAAAACAAACAGGTAAAGATGAATTGTTAGCTTTAGTCGAAGAAACAACTGAAATTCGCTTACACTTTATCCGTCAAAAGCGACCTAAAGGATTAGGGGATGCAGTATTACAAGCGAAAACCTTCGTCGGTAATGAGCCATTTGTTGTTATGTTAGGTGATGACATCATGGTAGATGAAGTACCTTTAACAAAGCAATTAATGAATAACTACGATGAGCGTAAAGCATCGACATTAGCAGTCATTCCAGTACCTCATGAAGATACATCTAAGTATGGAGTTATTGAACCTGTTGAAGAAGTATCTGAAGGAATCTATTCAGTGAATTCCTTTGTTGAGAAGCCTGAACCAGAAGATGCGCCAAGTAACTTAGCAATTGTAGGACGTTACTTATTGAAGCCAGAAATCTTTGATATACTTGAGAAACAAGGACCTGGACGTGGTGGTGAGATTCAATTAACCGATGCGATTGATACGTTGAATAAAACACAACGTGTGTTTGCCTTAGAGTTTAAAGGTAAGCGATATGATGTAGGTAATAAGTTAGGTATGTTGGAAGCGAACATTGAGTATGGATTAAAACATCCGGAGTTGAAGGAAGAATTGAAGGATTACTTAACGGCATTGGTGGAGAGTTTTTAG
- a CDS encoding bifunctional metallophosphatase/5'-nucleotidase, which translates to MGNHEFNHGREHLEHIIKKLNSKTLNANIIDTESNEPFLGQAYDIIKVDDLSIGIIGLTTAFIPHWEPKENYHHLTFVDPLLVLEKHIKQLKDKVDYLIVAYHGGVEGDLDTLEYNDMTPGENQGLEILKNFPDVDLLITGHQHLTLNQKLGDTLLIQTGSQGSYLFEITIHKDTNGLLQTECTIHEVPLIPKTEKQLPFITLESQKRLQDWATQALTHIPTVKNLPQTHIEASLSNHLFYELHNQVQQQVGQADFSLTPVPNDAFNHFVGRITNESLLKSFPFYNKIATLLITGNELIDMMEYNLAVFNIEDNNIHFNYDFTTPYKHHYHFFSFSGFECEADLSAPVYQRVRRVIDSSTHDLLIPDKEYTLAVSIYHAVSDHGIPHLSEDKIIRISEHDSFYYMQEKLQMMDKKAWNTLQTNYTHLKFKQ; encoded by the coding sequence TTGGGCAATCATGAATTCAATCACGGGCGAGAACATCTTGAACATATTATTAAAAAGCTGAACTCTAAAACGTTAAATGCCAATATTATTGACACTGAATCAAATGAACCATTCTTAGGGCAAGCTTACGATATTATTAAAGTAGATGACCTTTCAATTGGAATCATCGGCTTAACAACTGCCTTTATCCCCCATTGGGAACCAAAAGAAAATTATCATCATTTAACTTTTGTGGATCCCCTATTAGTACTGGAAAAGCATATCAAACAACTTAAAGATAAAGTTGATTATCTTATTGTGGCTTATCACGGCGGTGTAGAGGGGGATTTAGATACACTCGAATATAATGATATGACTCCCGGAGAAAATCAAGGTTTGGAAATACTCAAAAACTTTCCCGATGTAGACCTTTTAATAACCGGACATCAACACTTAACTTTGAATCAAAAACTTGGAGATACGTTATTAATCCAAACAGGAAGTCAAGGAAGCTATCTTTTCGAGATTACAATCCATAAAGATACAAACGGGCTACTTCAGACTGAGTGCACAATACATGAAGTGCCATTAATCCCTAAGACAGAAAAGCAATTGCCTTTCATAACACTTGAAAGTCAAAAAAGATTACAAGACTGGGCTACACAAGCGCTCACTCATATTCCAACAGTAAAAAATTTACCTCAAACGCATATAGAAGCAAGTTTATCCAACCACCTTTTCTATGAACTGCATAATCAAGTTCAACAACAAGTTGGCCAGGCTGATTTCTCTTTAACACCTGTACCCAATGATGCCTTTAACCACTTTGTGGGACGAATAACCAATGAGAGTCTGCTCAAGAGCTTTCCTTTTTACAATAAGATTGCGACACTCCTTATTACAGGGAATGAATTAATTGACATGATGGAATATAACTTGGCTGTCTTTAATATTGAAGACAACAACATTCACTTTAATTATGACTTCACAACGCCTTATAAGCATCATTATCACTTTTTTTCATTCAGTGGTTTTGAATGTGAAGCGGATTTATCCGCACCTGTTTACCAGCGCGTTCGCCGGGTTATTGATTCAAGTACACATGATTTACTTATCCCTGATAAAGAATATACACTCGCAGTCTCAATTTACCATGCTGTATCTGATCACGGTATCCCACACTTAAGTGAGGATAAAATCATACGAATCAGTGAACATGACAGCTTTTATTACATGCAAGAAAAGCTTCAAATGATGGACAAGAAAGCTTGGAACACATTGCAGACAAATTATACACATCTTAAATTTAAACAATAA
- the cobU gene encoding bifunctional adenosylcobinamide kinase/adenosylcobinamide-phosphate guanylyltransferase, translating into MGNITLISGPVKSGKSNYAESIVKSYQDERVAYIATQANQFLDSEMESRIEKHQSDRPDSWVTIEEYKDLDQMIKESNDYESILMDCVTLWVNNLFFDEIGRYYVAKHQLAKLPKDFDVDAFINEFTKQDTDYMQEYLMGKANLLINAMKQSETKFVVVTNEVGWSITPPTKLGRIFADYYGIINRHFAKHADNVYMVELGIARQLKP; encoded by the coding sequence ATGGGTAATATAACACTGATATCAGGACCAGTTAAAAGTGGCAAGTCAAACTATGCAGAAAGTATTGTAAAGTCTTATCAAGATGAAAGGGTGGCTTATATTGCGACTCAAGCCAACCAGTTTCTAGATAGTGAGATGGAAAGTCGCATAGAAAAACATCAATCTGACCGACCAGATAGCTGGGTAACGATTGAAGAATATAAAGATTTAGACCAAATGATTAAAGAAAGTAATGACTATGAAAGTATCTTAATGGACTGTGTTACTTTATGGGTAAATAACTTATTCTTTGATGAGATTGGACGCTATTACGTTGCGAAGCATCAGTTGGCGAAATTGCCTAAAGACTTTGATGTGGATGCTTTTATTAATGAGTTCACGAAACAAGATACAGATTATATGCAAGAATATCTGATGGGGAAAGCTAATCTGCTGATTAACGCAATGAAACAAAGTGAGACCAAGTTTGTTGTTGTAACCAACGAAGTGGGCTGGAGTATTACACCACCAACAAAATTGGGGAGAATCTTTGCGGACTATTATGGAATTATTAATCGCCATTTTGCTAAACATGCAGACAATGTATATATGGTCGAGTTAGGTATTGCGAGGCAATTGAAGCCATGA
- a CDS encoding DUF2922 domain-containing protein, whose product MEQTNNLELLFKDAAGSSKKITLRNPQEGLTSQVVQGVLDVIAGAEIFVGDNGDTYAQGVGARYVRRTVEDVYVAA is encoded by the coding sequence ATGGAACAAACAAATAACTTAGAGTTATTATTCAAAGATGCAGCGGGTTCTAGTAAGAAAATCACGTTGCGTAATCCACAGGAGGGGTTGACGTCTCAGGTGGTGCAAGGTGTGTTGGATGTGATTGCTGGAGCGGAGATCTTCGTGGGGGATAACGGAGATACGTATGCGCAGGGTGTTGGTGCGAGGTATGTGCGTCGTACTGTTGAGGATGTGTATGTGGCTGCGTAG
- a CDS encoding nucleotidyltransferase family protein — protein MKAIVLAAGYATRLYPLTKNQPKPLLKVGNKSILDHIIEKMDKVEELDEVFIVTNDKFSTHFEEWRQNADYRIKLTVVNDGTLSNETRLGALGDIQYVIDTQAVQDDLMVVAGDNLFGFELTDFVEFYKEKDENIISLYKEENLEQLVRCGTADINELGEIIGFEEKPNTVNYPYSVPTFYIIKAEHIGLLADYIEEGNNADANGNFIPYLLEHAKVYGYIFDEYRYDIGTLESYEVVQELFAE, from the coding sequence ATGAAGGCAATTGTACTGGCAGCTGGATATGCCACTCGCTTATATCCATTAACTAAGAATCAACCTAAACCACTACTTAAGGTTGGTAATAAAAGTATCTTAGATCATATCATTGAGAAGATGGATAAAGTTGAAGAACTCGATGAAGTCTTTATTGTAACGAACGATAAGTTCTCGACTCACTTTGAAGAATGGAGACAGAATGCTGATTACCGTATCAAACTAACAGTCGTTAATGATGGAACATTATCCAATGAAACTCGTTTGGGTGCTTTAGGGGATATTCAGTACGTCATTGATACACAAGCTGTACAGGATGACTTAATGGTTGTTGCTGGTGATAACTTATTTGGATTTGAATTAACTGACTTTGTTGAATTCTATAAAGAAAAAGATGAGAATATCATTTCTTTATACAAAGAAGAAAATTTAGAACAATTAGTCCGATGTGGAACAGCTGATATTAATGAGCTTGGTGAGATCATTGGTTTTGAAGAGAAGCCAAACACCGTCAATTATCCTTACAGTGTTCCAACATTCTATATTATTAAAGCTGAACATATTGGTCTACTTGCAGATTACATCGAAGAAGGTAATAATGCAGATGCGAATGGAAACTTTATTCCATATCTATTAGAACATGCGAAAGTGTATGGTTATATCTTTGATGAATATCGTTATGATATTGGGACATTGGAAAGTTATGAAGTTGTACAAGAATTATTTGCCGAATAA
- a CDS encoding nucleotide sugar dehydrogenase encodes MNITVVGLGYVGLSNAVLLSQHNNVRALELSQEKVDQINEGKSPIADREIEHFLAEKELNLEATTDRDYGYGHKPEFVVVAAPTDYDDEKDHFNTVALESVLEDALKYAPEATIIIKSTIPVGYTRRINEKYQTSNIIFSPEFLREGQALHDNLYPSRIIVGDKSERGQQFADLMLEGAKKEDVEVLLMDSTEAEAVKLFSNTYLALRVSYFNELDTYAETKGLDTKSIIDGVSLDPRIGDYYNNPSFGYGGYCLPKDTKQMLANYKDVPNNLIRAIVDSNDTRKGFISKQVLANDPKVVGIHRLAMKTNSDNFRQAAIFDIMKEIRSEGVEVVIYEPTIKENRFESYRIVNDISEFKAITDVILANRVSEDIQDVKNKVYTRDVYNNN; translated from the coding sequence ATGAATATAACTGTTGTAGGATTAGGATATGTTGGTTTATCAAATGCGGTATTGTTATCACAACACAACAATGTGCGAGCATTAGAATTAAGCCAAGAAAAAGTTGATCAGATTAATGAAGGTAAGTCACCCATAGCTGATAGAGAAATTGAGCACTTCTTAGCTGAGAAAGAATTAAACTTAGAAGCAACAACGGATAGAGACTATGGTTATGGTCACAAACCTGAATTTGTAGTTGTGGCTGCACCAACGGATTACGATGACGAAAAAGATCACTTTAATACAGTCGCTTTAGAGAGTGTATTAGAAGATGCATTAAAGTATGCTCCAGAAGCAACAATTATTATTAAATCGACGATACCAGTGGGTTACACACGTCGAATTAATGAAAAGTATCAGACATCAAATATCATCTTCTCACCTGAATTTTTACGTGAAGGGCAAGCTTTACATGATAATTTATATCCATCGCGTATTATAGTTGGAGATAAATCAGAACGTGGGCAACAATTTGCGGACTTAATGCTTGAAGGTGCTAAAAAAGAAGATGTTGAAGTCTTATTAATGGATTCAACAGAAGCTGAAGCTGTTAAGTTATTCTCTAATACATACTTAGCTTTACGTGTATCGTACTTTAACGAATTAGATACATATGCTGAAACTAAAGGATTAGATACGAAGTCAATTATCGATGGTGTAAGTTTAGACCCACGTATTGGAGATTACTATAATAATCCATCATTTGGTTACGGTGGTTATTGTTTACCAAAAGATACCAAACAAATGCTTGCCAACTACAAGGATGTTCCTAATAACTTAATTCGTGCGATTGTTGATTCAAATGACACACGTAAAGGATTCATTTCTAAACAAGTCTTAGCGAATGACCCTAAAGTTGTAGGTATTCACCGTTTAGCAATGAAGACAAACTCAGATAACTTCCGTCAAGCAGCCATCTTCGATATAATGAAAGAGATTCGTTCTGAAGGAGTAGAAGTTGTTATTTACGAACCAACGATTAAAGAGAACCGTTTTGAAAGTTATCGTATAGTGAATGACATAAGCGAATTCAAAGCAATTACTGATGTAATCTTGGCTAACCGTGTATCAGAAGATATTCAAGATGTGAAGAATAAAGTTTATACGCGTGATGTTTATAACAATAACTAA
- a CDS encoding EpsG family protein produces MVMYIFVNISIIFFGFYITLINEKKYMDIEKKQAITYLCIIFMFLLLFVVSAFRGDFTTDYKNYTYLFNLYNQFDFFETFKIGQAQEFGFVFLSRFIGLFTDNALYLFIVTSFIILSGHFKQFIKDSPYLWLSILLFTTIGSFYTSFNIIRQILAATIIFSGSKYLYERKIMKYILVVIIASLFHKTAFIMIPFYFILNFKFSLKNLIVMFFGASIVMLYLNSILAFFQKYFYTIYDESSYGMTGFSFSNALIPCTLLIFSIIYEKNINFNNIKERIWFNAVTFYAFFNILGLQVQMIERFSEYFAPYALLLIPQIFNKMVRNEKKVLYFIVLLILLILYNFIILKGSGYDPYYFIWEVN; encoded by the coding sequence ATGGTGATGTACATATTTGTTAATATATCAATCATTTTTTTTGGTTTTTATATTACTTTAATTAATGAAAAAAAATATATGGATATCGAAAAAAAACAAGCAATTACTTATTTATGTATCATTTTTATGTTTTTATTGTTATTTGTTGTCTCTGCTTTTAGAGGAGATTTTACTACCGATTATAAAAACTATACTTATTTATTTAATTTATATAATCAATTTGATTTTTTTGAAACATTTAAAATAGGGCAAGCACAAGAATTTGGATTTGTATTTTTGAGTAGATTTATTGGTTTGTTCACCGATAATGCGTTATATCTATTTATTGTTACTTCATTTATAATTTTATCTGGCCATTTCAAGCAATTTATTAAGGATTCACCTTACCTATGGTTGAGTATTTTATTGTTTACTACAATAGGTTCTTTTTATACCTCATTTAATATAATACGACAAATATTAGCAGCAACCATAATATTTTCAGGTTCAAAGTATTTATACGAACGAAAAATAATGAAATATATTCTGGTTGTTATAATAGCTTCGCTATTTCATAAAACAGCGTTTATTATGATTCCATTCTATTTTATACTTAACTTTAAATTTAGTTTGAAAAATTTAATTGTAATGTTTTTTGGTGCAAGTATTGTAATGCTTTATTTAAATAGTATTCTTGCTTTTTTCCAAAAATATTTTTATACAATTTATGATGAATCCTCTTACGGTATGACGGGTTTTTCATTTTCAAATGCACTAATACCTTGCACACTATTAATATTTAGTATCATCTATGAAAAAAATATTAATTTTAATAATATTAAAGAAAGAATTTGGTTTAACGCAGTCACATTCTATGCTTTTTTTAATATCTTAGGTTTACAGGTTCAAATGATTGAAAGATTTTCTGAATATTTCGCTCCGTACGCATTATTATTAATACCGCAAATATTCAATAAGATGGTAAGGAATGAGAAGAAAGTTTTATATTTTATAGTTTTACTTATTTTACTTATATTATATAATTTTATAATCTTAAAGGGATCAGGATATGATCCATATTATTTTATTTGGGAAGTTAATTAG
- a CDS encoding helix-turn-helix transcriptional regulator, translated as MTTINVKLLNKHIRMCGLSKRELARRTGVHPSTITNITRGHRYPTFQVLKLMYHTLDLTDQAFFEIFFPNNLVMSLNEEEENL; from the coding sequence ATGACAACTATTAATGTCAAGTTATTGAATAAACATATTAGGATGTGCGGCTTGTCCAAGCGCGAATTAGCGAGAAGGACGGGTGTCCATCCCTCAACCATTACCAACATTACACGCGGCCATCGTTATCCAACGTTTCAAGTATTAAAGTTAATGTATCACACATTAGACTTAACAGATCAAGCGTTTTTTGAGATATTCTTTCCCAATAACCTAGTCATGTCACTCAATGAGGAAGAAGAAAATCTATAG
- a CDS encoding glycosyltransferase yields MSEYKKYNINQQKAEIATIFKKRTGQNLDWENLVTYNEKMQWAKLFDKNPLKTRLSDKYLVREWVENKIGSEYLIDLLGVWNNFEEIEFDELPNKFVLKTTNASATNVIVHDKKKVKKIGLKFKFNRWLKSDHALLSFELHYSDIQPKIIAEKFINDSNNQLNDYRFLCFAGKPYYCTFDDGSHEGHHRNIYDMEWNIQDFQQGNFTNTETQIPKPKNFDKMIEIATILSEGFPHVRVDLYNVDGKIYFGEMTFTNSSGFQLITPHKINEELGQLWELPTEDIIE; encoded by the coding sequence ATGTCCGAATATAAAAAATATAATATTAATCAACAAAAAGCAGAGATAGCTACTATATTTAAAAAAAGAACAGGACAAAATTTAGATTGGGAAAACTTAGTAACTTATAATGAAAAAATGCAATGGGCTAAATTATTTGATAAAAACCCTCTTAAGACAAGACTCTCTGATAAGTATTTAGTTAGAGAATGGGTTGAAAATAAAATTGGAAGTGAATATTTAATTGATTTATTAGGTGTTTGGAATAATTTTGAAGAGATTGAATTTGATGAATTGCCTAATAAATTTGTGTTAAAAACAACAAACGCTTCAGCTACAAATGTAATTGTACATGACAAAAAAAAGGTTAAAAAAATTGGACTTAAATTTAAATTTAACAGATGGTTAAAGTCAGATCATGCTTTATTGTCATTTGAATTACATTATTCCGATATACAGCCTAAAATCATTGCTGAGAAATTTATAAATGATAGTAATAATCAATTAAATGATTATAGATTTTTATGTTTTGCTGGTAAACCGTATTATTGTACTTTTGACGATGGTTCCCATGAAGGTCATCATAGAAATATTTATGATATGGAGTGGAATATTCAAGATTTCCAACAAGGTAATTTTACAAATACTGAAACTCAAATACCCAAACCAAAGAATTTTGACAAAATGATTGAAATTGCTACCATTTTGTCTGAAGGTTTCCCGCATGTAAGAGTTGATTTATACAATGTAGATGGGAAAATTTATTTTGGAGAAATGACATTTACTAATTCTAGTGGTTTTCAATTGATTACCCCTCATAAAATTAACGAAGAATTAGGACAATTATGGGAATTACCGACTGAAGATATAATAGAATAA
- a CDS encoding DnaD domain protein, whose protein sequence is MAKVRVVNISFWQDSFKMDHYSPKERYFMLYLMTNPKATQAGIYTLSKKVMAFETGFALSYVNELLDKFMYEYKHIIFNHDIQEVTLISSLSYSILKGGKPVTDCLNKDLDKVQDTSLMLATYQHMLEFWELSRRKYDKTVKGIFETHLAKRGILNLMNDNDNDNDKEIDNDNENENENDNDNEESSHDTSNDTSNDTSHDSYHPVDALTQLVREKLNLTDDVQARPITFTGEFTENELNAIKNFRGRLPDDVIQIALDRSVDKVNPIIYALKIMENWTQAGVSDLDGVKRHDLNFQRSTNPNLF, encoded by the coding sequence ATGGCAAAAGTTAGAGTTGTAAATATATCGTTCTGGCAAGATAGCTTCAAGATGGATCATTACTCTCCAAAAGAACGGTACTTTATGTTATACCTCATGACCAATCCAAAAGCTACACAAGCAGGTATTTATACGCTATCAAAGAAAGTGATGGCCTTTGAAACAGGCTTTGCACTTTCGTATGTCAATGAGCTACTCGATAAATTTATGTATGAATACAAGCACATCATCTTCAATCATGATATTCAAGAGGTAACGCTGATTTCTTCTTTGTCTTACAGTATCTTAAAAGGTGGTAAGCCCGTAACAGACTGTCTTAATAAAGATCTCGACAAAGTTCAAGATACAAGCCTTATGCTTGCGACATATCAACACATGTTGGAGTTCTGGGAATTATCACGCCGCAAGTATGACAAGACGGTCAAGGGAATCTTCGAGACCCATCTTGCTAAAAGGGGAATCTTGAATCTCATGAATGACAATGACAATGACAATGATAAAGAGATTGATAATGACAATGAAAATGAGAATGAGAATGATAATGACAATGAAGAATCGTCCCACGATACGTCTAACGATACGTCTAACGATACGTCCCACGATTCATATCATCCAGTCGATGCCTTAACGCAACTCGTTCGGGAGAAGTTAAACTTAACGGATGACGTCCAAGCCAGACCCATTACGTTTACCGGTGAATTCACTGAGAATGAACTGAATGCCATTAAGAACTTCCGAGGTCGATTACCAGATGATGTGATTCAAATTGCATTAGACCGCTCTGTCGATAAGGTGAATCCGATTATTTATGCTTTAAAGATTATGGAGAATTGGACTCAAGCAGGCGTATCTGACTTAGACGGTGTAAAACGTCATGACCTTAACTTCCAACGCTCTACGAATCCGAACTTATTTTAA
- a CDS encoding sigma-70 family RNA polymerase sigma factor — MDSHKHQEEQLLLQFEPLLFKTLGRLNIRRVNADYDDFLQELRLKLLTIADKFDGDPYKEDVVRFLGFAKQGLYRYTIDLLKKSKPKADVVGSDVSELSELLHSDLVFGINPEVQEFIGRASEVLSDKERRIFALLVQGGYTGQEMADELGVSRKTMNKYKKQIQEKLDPLKDILLFGVTLLCLNSFIGV, encoded by the coding sequence ATGGATTCACACAAACATCAAGAAGAACAATTATTATTGCAATTCGAGCCGTTATTATTCAAGACTTTGGGTCGGTTGAACATCCGTCGGGTGAATGCGGATTATGATGATTTTCTCCAGGAGTTGCGGTTGAAGTTGTTGACGATTGCGGATAAGTTTGATGGGGATCCGTACAAGGAGGATGTGGTTCGGTTCTTAGGCTTTGCGAAACAAGGCTTGTACCGGTACACAATTGACTTGTTGAAGAAGTCGAAACCGAAAGCGGACGTTGTGGGTTCAGATGTCTCTGAACTGAGTGAGCTCCTCCATAGTGACTTGGTGTTTGGGATTAATCCAGAGGTTCAAGAGTTTATTGGACGAGCAAGTGAGGTTTTGTCAGATAAGGAGCGCCGGATTTTTGCCTTGTTGGTTCAAGGGGGTTATACAGGACAGGAGATGGCGGATGAGTTGGGTGTGAGTCGTAAGACAATGAATAAGTATAAGAAGCAGATTCAGGAGAAGTTGGATCCGTTGAAAGATATATTATTATTTGGGGTGACACTTTTGTGTTTGAATTCGTTTATAGGGGTGTAA